From a single Rutidosis leptorrhynchoides isolate AG116_Rl617_1_P2 chromosome 5, CSIRO_AGI_Rlap_v1, whole genome shotgun sequence genomic region:
- the LOC139850433 gene encoding TLC domain-containing protein At5g14285-like, producing the protein MDFFTNLNSSSSSSLPHFFTMFLTIYITAHLIVFRNWSPKIRPESASCLISLAHGTPAVFLAAHAIYSNPNPKNFASLNTPSQNSVLEYSIAYFLMDLSHFLIYNPTDFLFIGHHLATLFVFATCRFFVLRGAYEVLILLVLAEVTSLFQNVWTLAGARKGDSEIARKVFDKMCVPFYVLYSVVRGFFAPVFVYKMVGFYSSGVADSVVPRWLWVSWICVVVMAISVSILWMINNWVVLYRERMIKTHTEKKIS; encoded by the coding sequence ATGGATTTCTTTACAAAcctaaattcatcatcatcatcatcactcccGCATTTTTTCACAATGTTTCTCACAATCTACATAACAGCACACTTGATCGTTTTTCGTAACTGGAGCCCTAAGATCCGACCCGAATCCGCCAGCTGCTTAATCTCACTTGCTCATGGCACCCCTGCTGTCTTCCTTGCTGCTCACGCAatctactcaaaccctaaccctaaaaattTCGCATCACTCAACACTCCTTCCCAAAACTCTGTTCTTGAATACAGCATTGCTTACTTCTTAATGGATCTTTCTCACTTTTTAATTTATAATCCTACTGATTTTTTATTCATTGGTCATCATTTAGCCACTCTTTTTGTTTTCGCCACGTGTCGATTTTTCGTGTTACGTGGTGCTTATGAAGTTTTGATTTTGCTTGTGCTGGCGGAGGTTACAAGTTTATTTCAAAATGTGTGGACTTTGGCTGGTGCCAGAAAGGGTGATTCTGAAATTGCACGTAAGGTGTTCGATAAAATGTGTGTTCCATTTTACGTGCTTTATTCTGTTGTTAGAGGGTTTTTCGCGCCGGTTTTTGTTTATAAGATGGTTGGGTTTTATTCGAGTGGGGTTGCGGATAGTGTGGTGCCTAGGTGGCTTTGGGTTTCATGGATTTGCGTTGTGGTTATGGCGATTTCGGTTAGTATACTTTGGATGATTAATAATTGGGTTGTGTTGTATAGAGAACGAATGATTAAAACTCACACAGAGAAGAAAATTAGCTAG
- the LOC139850431 gene encoding lysine histidine transporter 1-like isoform X3 → MGTQDTDDMKSSVHLKDQDDESYNDDKRRAEQKAIDDWLPITSSRNAKWYYAAFHNVTAMVGAGVLSLPYAMSNLGWGPGVVILILSWVITLYTLWQMVQMHEMVPGKRFDRYHELGQEAFGEKLGLYIVVPQQLICEVGVNIVYMVTGGKSLKKFHETVCEDCEKIKTSYFIMIFASVHFILSHLPNFNSISGVSLAAAVMSLTYSTIAWTASINKGMQQNVQYGYKGTTPTQTTFNFLTALGDVAFAYAGHNVVLEIQATIPSTPEKPSKGPMWKGVVVAYIVVALCYFPVALIGYYMFGNEVADNILISLEKPKWLIAAANMFVVIHVIGSYQICIFFGLCLMILSPIGGLQNIIKQAKNYKFYN, encoded by the exons ATGGGAACTCAAGATACAGATGATATGAAGTCGAGTGTTCACCTAAAAGATCAAGATGATGAATCTTATAATGAT GATAAAAGGAGAGCCGAGCAGAAAGCAATAGACGATTGGCTTCCAATCACGTCATCTAGAAACGCAAAATGGTATTACGCTGCTTTTCACAATGTCACCGCTATGGTTGGAGCTGGTGTGTTGAGTCTTCCCTACGCCATGTCAAATCTCGGATG GGGACCAGGTGTAGTTATACTTATTCTGTCATGGGTAATAACCTTATACACACTATGGCAAATGGTTCAAATGCACGAAATGGTACCCGGAAAAAGGTTCGATCGGTACCATGAATTAGGTCAAGAAGCGTTTGGTGAAAAGCTCGGCTTATACATCGTTGTACCGCAACAGTTGATTTGCGAAGTCGGTGTCAATATAGTCTACATGGTTACAGGAGGGAAATCGTTGAAAAAGTTTCACGAAACTGTTTGTGAAGATTGTGAAAAGATTAAAACATCGTACTTCATTATGATCTTTGCTTCTGTTCATTTCATACTTTCTCACCTTCCAAATTTCAACTCCATTTCTGGCGTCTCGTTGGCTGCTGCTGTCATGTCTTTAAC TTACTCCACAATTGCTTGGACGGCTTCTATAAACAAGGGGATGCAACAAAATGTACAATACGGGTACAAAGGAACAACTCCAACGCAAACCACCTTCAACTTTCTAACGGCTTTGGGTGACGTGGCATTTGCATACGCGGGCCACAATGTTGTTTTGGAGATTCAGGCAACGATCCCTTCGACACCTGAGAAGCCTTCTAAAGGACCAATGTGGAAGGGTGTGGTTGTGGCGTATATAGTGGTCGCGTTGTGTTATTTTCCAGTTGCGTTGATCGGATATTATATGTTTGGAAATGAAGTTGCGGATAACATTCTGATTTCGCTAGAGAAACCTAAATGGCTTATTGCTGCTGCTAACATGTTTGTCGTCATCCATGTCATCGGCAGCTATCAG ATTTGCATCTTTTTCGGTCTTTGTTTGATGATTCTATCTCCCATCGGAGGCCTGCAAAATATCATAAAGCAAGCCAAGAATTATAAGTTCTACAATTAA
- the LOC139850431 gene encoding lysine histidine transporter 1-like isoform X2, with protein MGTQDTDDMKSSVHLKDQDDESYNDDKRRAEQKAIDDWLPITSSRNAKWYYAAFHNVTAMVGAGVLSLPYAMSNLGWGPGVVILILSWVITLYTLWQMVQMHEMVPGKRFDRYHELGQEAFGEKLGLYIVVPQQLICEVGVNIVYMVTGGKSLKKFHETVCEDCEKIKTSYFIMIFASVHFILSHLPNFNSISGVSLAAAVMSLTYSTIAWTASINKGMQQNVQYGYKGTTPTQTTFNFLTALGDVAFAYAGHNVVLEIQATIPSTPEKPSKGPMWKGVVVAYIVVALCYFPVALIGYYMFGNEVADNILISLEKPKWLIAAANMFVVIHVIGSYQLPCIMWLAIYKPKKFSLSWCTNWICIFFGLCLMILSPIGGLQNIIKQAKNYKFYN; from the exons ATGGGAACTCAAGATACAGATGATATGAAGTCGAGTGTTCACCTAAAAGATCAAGATGATGAATCTTATAATGAT GATAAAAGGAGAGCCGAGCAGAAAGCAATAGACGATTGGCTTCCAATCACGTCATCTAGAAACGCAAAATGGTATTACGCTGCTTTTCACAATGTCACCGCTATGGTTGGAGCTGGTGTGTTGAGTCTTCCCTACGCCATGTCAAATCTCGGATG GGGACCAGGTGTAGTTATACTTATTCTGTCATGGGTAATAACCTTATACACACTATGGCAAATGGTTCAAATGCACGAAATGGTACCCGGAAAAAGGTTCGATCGGTACCATGAATTAGGTCAAGAAGCGTTTGGTGAAAAGCTCGGCTTATACATCGTTGTACCGCAACAGTTGATTTGCGAAGTCGGTGTCAATATAGTCTACATGGTTACAGGAGGGAAATCGTTGAAAAAGTTTCACGAAACTGTTTGTGAAGATTGTGAAAAGATTAAAACATCGTACTTCATTATGATCTTTGCTTCTGTTCATTTCATACTTTCTCACCTTCCAAATTTCAACTCCATTTCTGGCGTCTCGTTGGCTGCTGCTGTCATGTCTTTAAC TTACTCCACAATTGCTTGGACGGCTTCTATAAACAAGGGGATGCAACAAAATGTACAATACGGGTACAAAGGAACAACTCCAACGCAAACCACCTTCAACTTTCTAACGGCTTTGGGTGACGTGGCATTTGCATACGCGGGCCACAATGTTGTTTTGGAGATTCAGGCAACGATCCCTTCGACACCTGAGAAGCCTTCTAAAGGACCAATGTGGAAGGGTGTGGTTGTGGCGTATATAGTGGTCGCGTTGTGTTATTTTCCAGTTGCGTTGATCGGATATTATATGTTTGGAAATGAAGTTGCGGATAACATTCTGATTTCGCTAGAGAAACCTAAATGGCTTATTGCTGCTGCTAACATGTTTGTCGTCATCCATGTCATCGGCAGCTATCAG CTCCCCTGCATAATGTGGCTCGCCATCTACAAACCAAAAAAGTTCAGCCTGTCTTGGTGCACTAATTGG ATTTGCATCTTTTTCGGTCTTTGTTTGATGATTCTATCTCCCATCGGAGGCCTGCAAAATATCATAAAGCAAGCCAAGAATTATAAGTTCTACAATTAA
- the LOC139850431 gene encoding lysine histidine transporter 1-like isoform X1 produces MGTQDTDDMKSSVHLKDQDDESYNDDKRRAEQKAIDDWLPITSSRNAKWYYAAFHNVTAMVGAGVLSLPYAMSNLGWGPGVVILILSWVITLYTLWQMVQMHEMVPGKRFDRYHELGQEAFGEKLGLYIVVPQQLICEVGVNIVYMVTGGKSLKKFHETVCEDCEKIKTSYFIMIFASVHFILSHLPNFNSISGVSLAAAVMSLTYSTIAWTASINKGMQQNVQYGYKGTTPTQTTFNFLTALGDVAFAYAGHNVVLEIQATIPSTPEKPSKGPMWKGVVVAYIVVALCYFPVALIGYYMFGNEVADNILISLEKPKWLIAAANMFVVIHVIGSYQIYAIPVFDMIETLLVKKLRFKPTWYLRFISRNIYVALTMFVGITFPFFGGLLGFFGGFAFAPTTYFLPCIMWLAIYKPKKFSLSWCTNWICIFFGLCLMILSPIGGLQNIIKQAKNYKFYN; encoded by the exons ATGGGAACTCAAGATACAGATGATATGAAGTCGAGTGTTCACCTAAAAGATCAAGATGATGAATCTTATAATGAT GATAAAAGGAGAGCCGAGCAGAAAGCAATAGACGATTGGCTTCCAATCACGTCATCTAGAAACGCAAAATGGTATTACGCTGCTTTTCACAATGTCACCGCTATGGTTGGAGCTGGTGTGTTGAGTCTTCCCTACGCCATGTCAAATCTCGGATG GGGACCAGGTGTAGTTATACTTATTCTGTCATGGGTAATAACCTTATACACACTATGGCAAATGGTTCAAATGCACGAAATGGTACCCGGAAAAAGGTTCGATCGGTACCATGAATTAGGTCAAGAAGCGTTTGGTGAAAAGCTCGGCTTATACATCGTTGTACCGCAACAGTTGATTTGCGAAGTCGGTGTCAATATAGTCTACATGGTTACAGGAGGGAAATCGTTGAAAAAGTTTCACGAAACTGTTTGTGAAGATTGTGAAAAGATTAAAACATCGTACTTCATTATGATCTTTGCTTCTGTTCATTTCATACTTTCTCACCTTCCAAATTTCAACTCCATTTCTGGCGTCTCGTTGGCTGCTGCTGTCATGTCTTTAAC TTACTCCACAATTGCTTGGACGGCTTCTATAAACAAGGGGATGCAACAAAATGTACAATACGGGTACAAAGGAACAACTCCAACGCAAACCACCTTCAACTTTCTAACGGCTTTGGGTGACGTGGCATTTGCATACGCGGGCCACAATGTTGTTTTGGAGATTCAGGCAACGATCCCTTCGACACCTGAGAAGCCTTCTAAAGGACCAATGTGGAAGGGTGTGGTTGTGGCGTATATAGTGGTCGCGTTGTGTTATTTTCCAGTTGCGTTGATCGGATATTATATGTTTGGAAATGAAGTTGCGGATAACATTCTGATTTCGCTAGAGAAACCTAAATGGCTTATTGCTGCTGCTAACATGTTTGTCGTCATCCATGTCATCGGCAGCTATCAG ATTTATGCAATACCAGTCTTTGATATGATCGAAACCTTGTTAGTGAAGAAATTGAGATTCAAACCAACCTGGTACCTGCGTTTTATCTCACGTAATATCTACGTAG CGTTGACTATGTTTGTCGGGATAACCTTCCCTTTCTTTGGAGGTCTACTTGGTTTCTTTGGAGGCTTCGCATTTGCCCCTACGACTTATTTT CTCCCCTGCATAATGTGGCTCGCCATCTACAAACCAAAAAAGTTCAGCCTGTCTTGGTGCACTAATTGG ATTTGCATCTTTTTCGGTCTTTGTTTGATGATTCTATCTCCCATCGGAGGCCTGCAAAATATCATAAAGCAAGCCAAGAATTATAAGTTCTACAATTAA